One region of Juglans microcarpa x Juglans regia isolate MS1-56 chromosome 7S, Jm3101_v1.0, whole genome shotgun sequence genomic DNA includes:
- the LOC121240590 gene encoding LOW QUALITY PROTEIN: L-type lectin-domain containing receptor kinase SIT2-like (The sequence of the model RefSeq protein was modified relative to this genomic sequence to represent the inferred CDS: inserted 1 base in 1 codon), giving the protein MATVLRSLYFLIILYVSIFPLAFAQDENQFIYNGFNQANLHLDGIAEIHPNGLLQLTNLSNQQVGHAFYKFPIKFNPTSSLSFSTNFVFAMVPQPPNLAGHGLAFAISPSRDFIHAVANQYLGLFNSSNNGLPANQILAIEIDSVKNPEFEDIDNNHVGIDVNGLKSVESAPATYFSNKEGRNISLELIRGNPMQLWIEYDEVEKLLNVTLAPTRIPKPNSPLLSKSINLSQILLESMYVGFSSATGTLACNHYILGWSFNKSGQAQSLDVSSLPPLPPQRKRKDKPGLMIMTFLVAVAVVLITILGVVCFLRRKKYEEVREDWEKEYGPRRFSYKSLHKATKGFKDTELLGAGGFGKVYRGTLPSNVQIAVKRVAHDSKQGMKEFVAEIISMGRLRHRHLVQLLGYCRRRGELLLVYDYMPNGSLEKLLYSNERTSLNWFQRFQILRGVASGLLYLHEEWEQVVLHRDVKASNVLLDAELNGRLGDFGLARLYDHGTNPQTTHVVGTVGYLAPELTRTGRATTCTDVFAFGLXMLEVACGRRPIEQQALPEEVVLVDWVFECGRKGAILDASDPRLEGSYVSEEMVLVLKLGLLCSHAIPAARPSMRQVMQFLDGNAYLPDLPYDTASFGTFTSNEEHPFFLSFISSSGKGSAPSMSTTDSILTNGR; this is encoded by the exons ATGGCCACGGTTCTTAGATCACTTTATTTTCTGATAATTCTCTATGTTTCCATTTTTCCCTTGGCCTTTGCTCAAGATGAAAACCAATTCATCTACAATGGATTCAATCAAGCCAATCTGCATCTTGACGGAATAGCAGAAATTCACCCCAATGGTCTCTTGCAGCTAACCAACCTTTCAAACCAGCAAGTTGGTCATGCTTTCTACAAATTTCCCATAAAATTCAACCCAACTAGTTCTCTATCATTTTCGACAAACTTTGTCTTTGCCATGGTTCCTCAACCTCCAAATCTCGCTGGTCATGGCTTGGCCTTTGCCATCAGTCCCTCCAGGGACTTCATCCATGCTGTAGCAAATCAGTATCTTGGACTCTTCAATTCGTCAAATAACGGGCTTCCTGCAAACCAGATTTTGGCCATTGAGATTGATTCTGTTAAGAATCCTGAATTTGAAGACATCGATAATAATCATGTGGGAATTGATGTGAATGGCCTGAAATCAGTTGAATCAGCTCCTGCAACATATTTTTCCAATAAAGAAGGGAGGAATATAAGCTTGGAGCTCATACGTGGGAATCCAATGCAACTTTGGATAGAGTACGATGAAGTAGAAAAGTTGCTGAATGTAACACTAGCTCCTACCAGAATCCCAAAACCAAACAGTCCACTCTTGTCAAAATCCATCAATCTGTCTCAAATTCTCTTGGAATCTATGTATGTTGGTTTCTCTTCTGCCACAGGTACACTTGCATGCAACCACTACATTCTTGGATGGAGCTTTAATAAAAGTGGACAAGCACAAAGCCTCGATGTTTCGAGCCTCCCTCCACTTCCCCCgcagaggaaaagaaaagataaaccAGGACTAATGATCATGACTTTTCTCGTTGCAGTAGCGGTTGTGCTGATAACAATCCTTGGAGTTGTTTGCTTTTTAAGGAGGAAGAAATATGAAGAAGTGCGTGAAGATTGGGAAAAGGAGTATGGTCCTCGCAGGTTCAGCTATAAGAGTCTCCATAAAGCAACCAAAGGTTTTAAAGACACAGAGCTTCTTGGAGCAGGAGGTTTTGGAAAGGTTTATAGAGGAACACTTCCTTCTAATGTTCAAATTGCTGTCAAGAGAGTTGCTCATGATTCCAAACAAGGGATGAAGGAATTTGTGGCTGAGATTATTAGCATGGGAAGACTGAGGCACAGGCACTTGGTGCAGCTCCTCGGCTATTGCCGGCGAAGGGGAGAACTCCTCTTGGTCTATGATTATATGCCCAATGGAAGTCTGGAAAAGTTATTATATAGCAATGAAAGAACAAGCCTTAACTGGTTTCAACGATTTCAAATCCTCAGAGGAGTAGCATCTGGCCTTCTTTACCTCCATGAAGAGTGGGAACAGGTTGTTCTACACAGAGATGTAAAGGCAAGCAATGTTCTCTTAGATGCTGAATTAAATGGAAGGCTAGGAGATTTTGGCCTTGCCAGATTATATGACCATGGTACCAATCCCCAAACCACCCACGTGGTTGGGACTGTAGGATATTTAGCTCCAGAGCTTACTAGAACAGGAAGGGCAACCACCTGCACTGATGTGTTTGCTTTCGGGC TCATGCTCGAGGTGGCCTGTGGAAGGAGGCCTATAGAGCAACAAGCGCTGCCTGAGGAAGTAGTTTTGGTTGATTGGGTCTTTGAATGTGGGAGAAAAGGAGCTATCCTTGATGCCAGTGATCCTAGATTGGAAGGTTCCTATGTGTCGGAGGAAATGGTGTTGGTTTTGAAACTAGGGCTGCTCTGCTCACATGCAATTCCAGCAGCCAGGCCTAGCATGAGGCAAGTGATGCAGTTCCTGGATGGCAATGCTTATCTGCCAGATCTACCATATGACACTGCTTCTTTTGGTACGTTTACAAGTAATGAAGAACaccctttctttttgtcatttatTTCATCATCTGGCAAGGGTTCTGCTCCTTCCATGTCTACCACAGATTCGATCCTTACAAATGGTCGTTGA